Within Drosophila sechellia strain sech25 chromosome 4, ASM438219v1, whole genome shotgun sequence, the genomic segment GAAGTGTTTTGAAGCTTAATGATAATGTAAGTGCTATACTCTGACAATTTTTATACTCTTTACTAGTAGAGTAAAAAGCTATACTAGATTCGGTGAAAAttatgtaacaggtagaaggaagcgtCTATATAGTcgtgatcaggatcaatataGCCGAGCCAATATGGCCATCTCCGTCAGATCTGGCCATCTCCATCCGTCCGTATTAACGTAAAGATCTCTCTTAAGAtctctttttaatttttttcagaTTTCTTGGAAATTTCAATAGATTTACCAAAAAATTCAGGCCCCCTCTAAagcccacaaaccgcccaaaaactgccacgcccacatttttgaaaaaggttttgatattttttcatgttaaattttttttgtattttattatttatttttttttaccaatTTTTTCCGATATTTcagaaaatgttaaaaattctCCTTCCTTCCTTCTCCTTCCTTCTCCTTCCTTACTTCCATTAGCTAAGTTACGGGAATCTGATAGTCTGGGACTTGAATATAGCATTTTATCTTGATATTCCGGCAGGATGGCATTTTGCcatgcacatacatatttgCAAAAACATCACATCTTTTCTGATTCAATTAGCGCGAAAAGACATCGAGTTTTTGAGCCATCGCATTCGTCGAcgtaaaagaaaatataacggaaaagaaacaaaacgaaatgaaaaacgcataaattaatttaaatttaatatttacaaatattattagCTAATTGCTACTTACTTGTAAAATACAAACCTGAAAGTCGGTGTTAAATTTCTAAGAACACACTTTCGATCCTGGCGAttcaaaattgaaaatgcaacTGAATAGAAACGGAAAAAGCCAACAACAACGCCCTTCTCTACCAGTTTCTATCCTTTTCGTCATTTGCTTTTCGTAAGTACCGTTTCTTGACATTCTGCTTGCCCTTCTTTCTATGGCGATCAAAAATATTGCGTCTGGCATTGTAAGAAAATGTACATTAAGCATTGAGTATAGAAGAGGGGAGCGAAAGGTACATCTAGACAAGGGCGTCGCCAGGAACGCCCTAAAAGGAATGTTCaagaaatttcataatttgctGCCTATCATGTAACTTCCCGTTGTTTATTTACTCTATGTAATGTTCTTATTCACTTCTATCGATCTGCTTTCCATACATAAGCTGTTTACTAGGTGCTTTCACTAAGAGTTTCCAGTGTTGGAAGATGAATTCTACTATCTTTATTTAATAGTTCCTTTGAAATTATTAAGGACCTAGGCGGTGACCGATATATGTAAGTTCAGGTGGTTAAGAAGTAAGCCTCCATATCTGCACATGAAGATTTTCTATTGTTACCGACCACATGCTGAGATTGATGAACAATTggataaaaacaacaacaccCAAGGTGGACAACATGATATGAATGATAATTGCACAATGATCCTGTGCGGATGCTTTGCGGGAGTATATGTCTGACTGCATCATAGCTGTATAACTGTATGGGAGTCTAGAGGACGAGTAATTGTTGGAGATAAAAAagataatttttttataaaatagaagtgtttaataattttataaagaTTTATGAAGTACTGCGAGCAATTTAAGTTGGAAATACATGTTCATAAAGAAGAAGAATGTATTCatataaatgcattttcaaatatcatttaatattttttaacaaaatgtttaaatttctcTAAAGATTCCAAGATGAGTAATCAGTATCTTATAATCGACTTAACCGTTCTATCTTGCTTTGTATTGtagataaaaaaaatatacacatatatacatatatacatatatatatttatataaacaataaaatagtTTGTTGAATGTGCATTGAAATGGATCCAAGGCTCCAAATCTAAAATACTTTTGTGAAGGATGTTGCGAAATCGTtcatgcgccaaactaaagatGCCTTTTAAAGGGACTGAACTGCAGTTTTGGCGAGCTGATCAACAGTAATTTACCATTCATCGGCTGTCGATCGCACTGAGCCCACAAATGTTGTTAAGATCGGCCGATAAAAAGGATTCGATGCACTCCGATTAATCCGTGACGCATGTTGTGCAGCTGCAAGCCAGTAATTCCACCTGGACCGATTAGTTTACAACCACAAGGAGATATTAAAAGTATTACTCCAAGTTGAACcttaagaaatacaatataaGTGCCTCCCTCTTGGTGGTCGCAGTAAAGAAACAACGTTTTGTTTCTAGTAAAAGATAAATTTCAACATTTCTctgacaaattaataaataattaaatttttttttaatataacatttttataaCATTAGCGTAGTTTTAAATGGAAAGTGGCCATTATGTTTTTGGTAGTCCCATACAGTTTGGCAGGACCATTtttaaaacgaaaacaaatgaaaatatttttgaaaggtatgggcgtggcagttttgggaggtttgtgggcgttagtgCAAAAATGCCTTtggcatatcgatagaaatttacaagactaatacaataataaaaaatatcaaaatgttTGAGTGTTATGTTATACTGGGCGTGGCAAACTAGAATCCAAAGCAAACATTCTTGACTTTATGGAGATCAAAGCGTTCATACGAAGACGTATGTACATGGACTTGGCTATTGATACTACTAACTGAATAACGGGTATCTTAGTTGTAATACTGGACTATTAAAATCCGACTTGCGATCCATCTGGTCGATCtctaaaactaatttttggtgCGAACCTGggcttatttttattaatatacaACAATTCCATTTTCATTCTAAGCTGCAAAGGTAGTTATATTTATACGCGTTGCTCATAAGGTAAatgggtatactagattcgttgaaaagtatccgaccgtataaaatatatattcttgagtaggatcaatagccgagtccgTCCATATGAAGGCCGAAAACTATCATGTTCAGGAATTATAAAAggtagaaggttgagattaagcaaACAGATTCTATAGACACATAGACACGCAGCGCCCAATGTCTATCGATATGCCTGAACAATGATGAAATTTTGTGTTCTAacttccactagctgagtaactggtatctgatagtcgagggaCTCGACTAACCATTAgctcttattttttattaagcCGATCCTGGTTCATTCTCGAAATAAATCAGCGCTCCGATTTATAATCCGCTGAACGGTTCAGCTCCCTTTAACGCCAGTTCAATATAGTTTTAGTTCATATAAAAATTGTAGGATGTTGGcatattttcttgttttcagGTAAGGTCATGTGAAAGCTTACCATCAAAATCCCTTGAATACGGAAACACGGAACTTTCTGCATATGTTAGAGGCTCCTTTTCAAATATATCAAAGCCTTTAGCATCGCTATCTCAGTCTGAAAATGAAGACACTGAACTTAATTTCGTTAAGCCCTATCAAGAGCATTCACAATTAATGGTACCAATATTCGTAAACAACTGTATTGATTATTTAGAAGAGAACGGATTGCAACAGGTTGGACTCTTCCGGGTGAGCACATCCAAAAAAAGAGTAAAGCAAGTAAGTGGTGGAAATTCACTTAAACCATTTTGTTATATTTCTATATCcgatttatttattagttgCGGGAGGATTTCGATAAAGATATTTATTTTGGGATTTCTGTTGATACATGCCCACATGATGTTGCCACACTGCTTAAAGAATTTCTACGTGATCTTCCGGAACCACTACTTTGCAACACACTCTATTTAACGTTTTTAAAAACACAACGCATGTATTGTAAGCTTGCGTAAGCATTCAGAATTAACCAAACAAATTTCAGGTATTCGGAATCGACGCTTGCAACTAGAGGCTATATCACATTTGATAAGACTACTTCCCATCCCACACAGAGACACGTTGTACGTCTTACTAGTATTTCTAGCTAAAGTGGCAGCACACAGCGATGATATATGGTCTACAGAGGGATGTTGTTTAACgattggaaataaaatggatAGCAATAATCTAGCTACAGTATTTGCTCCAAATATTTTGCGAAGCACTCATTTGACATTTTCAAGGGACAAAGAGCAAGAAAATATGAGCGATGCCATTAATGTAGTAAGGTTTGTCAAGCAAAATacttgtttgctttttttgcctttgatGAGACAAGCGTAGCCTCAATTTCTAATTACCTAATTTTCAAGACCTAATCTACTGTCTCGTTAATTGCTGTTTGCCAACATATGAATAGTTTCGTGTGCcttaatgttttaaaaatgcaaacaaagtaTGGTCTTGTGACGCTTTTACCGCATGCGTCatcttaaaaaataaatattgccaTTGCGACTCCGCCAGGAACTCAAATTGGAAGGAAAATAAGTTAGAGCGAAGGACATATATCTGCTGGAGGAATAATCGAAAAggttataaatataaatcacAAAGAAAGCAAGAGAATGGTCTAGGATCTCAACCAGCAGATACCCGTCACTTGtctaatcattttgtaattagGAAGTTTGCCTATAGATATCTACGACCTACTGATGTATGTAACCAAGTATTAATTTTTAGGTGCAATGACTGTATGAACACGCTGTGACTCTAATTTGTAACTTTTAAATTACAAATCTAAGCAAATAATGCAACATAagtctatattttttttagtttttaacgCATTTTAACTGATTTAAACTTTCAAAGAAAAGCTTAAAACTAGTTCAACTTCGTAACGATTTGATAATAATGTAAAATTTTGTAACTCTAACTACGTTCGTACCGCATTTGTTAATAAAGATAGTTGTCTTTAACGAATTctattcaaataataaatacgtCGGGACAAAAATACTAATTTATATGTCATTAGGACAAGAATAAGAACATTGCTTTCAAGAACTCTAcgtaataaacaataataaatgtatGACAATTGcttatgtgtttatgtaaaaaatttgtatgctatgtaaatatttttctcaGCTTCAAGAGGATAAGAGTAGTTTAAgacaaaataattatatatgttaatttattttaatctaTTTTATTCTTGTTAGAACCATGATAAATCACTATGAAGAAATTTTCAACATATCAGCAGAGTTACTGAATGTCATTTATACACAAGCACTGGAAGCTTGTCCGGAAAAGTTATATGAGCTGATTTCAACGAAAGTCTATGGAACTGAATGGTAAGGTCTGATTAGAATCCATTTGTGTTTCAAGAGGTTTTACTATTATTTCAATGAGTTTGAATCTATGGAGCCGTTAACTGTTAAGTTCGTGATCTGTATACTGTGGATTCAAATAGGGACAGCATtagcttttattattatttccattgtGTAACTGCTCTAAAGTAATGCCACTTTACCACAATCTGCCACTACCCAGAGTAGgtcaatatttaaattaaaaccaaTTTGTAACATCATTGTTACAGTTAATGCAAGGACACTAGAATAGTTATTCCACCGTTTTTTCCATCAGAGCTTTTTATTTGTAATGTGTTGTTATCTACacttaaacaaaaaactacaaaaattaaaatattgacaatCTTCTGGTCAAACTTAATATCTAACATATACTCGTTGAAAACGCgttattcaaatttttcttTGCTCTCTCATTATACCCATTACTCGGGGTTACTAGTCTCGTTgagaattaaatatttctgacCCTATATCCGTCTGATATATCCGTCCGTGTGATCGCCTTGATCTCAGCTTGATCAAGATCAAGCATGCAGATTCCAGAGACAGTGACGCGGCGCAAGTTTGCTCGCAAATGTTGGCACTCTCACTCTGACGCCTACAAACTGCCCAAAAGTCTcacaattttgaaactttCAAACTGCGCTGAGTCCGTGAATCTCGAAAATGCATGCTCAATGTCAACTTTCTAGCTTTTTTGTTCCTTGAGATCTTGACGTTCACAAGgacatatcatatcatatggATGTTGGTCTTAGCATATAAATGGCAAAAGCGTTGAGAGTAAAGGATTTAGAAATATttctatttatgtatgtatgtttctAATGCACCTAACGCGTATATTTAGGGCCCAAAAGCAAATAGAAGACCCTCAACCAGGCATTTTATCTGATGTTTCGCTCGAACCTCCGATCCAAGGAAAGcggtttgtatattttaatttttttataataatattttgatacattataaattttaagGTATGAAAATATCAATGATTTTAATaccattaatttaaaaaattggcAAGATAAACCAACAGATTATAGCGATTCtgacaaaaagaaaaaccataATGAAAATTTAGAGATCCTTACCGCTAGTCTCAAAATATCTGTTGCTGAACAAAGTCACATAAGTCTCAAGGAGCCTATAAAAAAACAAGGTAAATTTATAGTTATAGATCAAAATGCTTCGCTGAATctctttttcttatttttttaacgCAGAGCCTACAACGTCATACCAACAGTTTTCCAGATCAAGCCTCCCAACCAGTACATCAGATGTTGGTGTCAAGACATTGAGAACAGATGCCGCCGAGCTTgagaataaaatgaaaatacttACATCTAACATCCATAAACAGGATATACCCATAAAAACAACTTACAAACGACAGAACCTAATTTCGAGTTCAAGACGAATAAACCAAGAACcctaaataatataataaaccctaaataatacaaaaatttataaaaatgtttatccATTATTCGtcttttaaaaaatacaatttatatcCTACTGTCCTATTGTCCTTCGCTCAGTTTTAAATCCTTTTACTGGTAGGGGTTAAATAAGTTTTAAGGAGCTTTGTGTTGCAAACGTGTACAATTTTTGAAGGGCCGCAACAGTCGAACAATTACCGTGTAATGAATGAAAAAACATAAcagctttgtttgttttgatcATAAAGTGATAAAGTTTCTACTGTTTTAATATCAAAATGTATTATCAAAATCGTACGATTATATCATACAGCTGCCACAGGTACagctaaattaaaaaaaagagagaatgctttAGTCGACCTTCCCGACTATTACATACCCGTTACGAAGCTAGTGTAAATGAGAACGCaacatttcataatttttctggtaTAGCGATAGACATTGTTgaataaaatgcgaaaaaaattttttaaatttggctaaatctagcttttatagttcctgagatctcgacgttcatacggacggacagacagacggacggacagggTCAAATCTACTCGGCTATTTaccctgatcaagaatatatactttatattgtcggaaacacttccttctgcctTGTACAtagttttcaacgaatctagtaaaTCTCTAAGAGTAACtggtataataataaaagaggGCATATATATAGagggtatatatgtatgctgaAGCTGCCTTATTTTCTAGTTGGcaatcattttaaatattcttttCACCGTGAAGGTTGTATACAATCAAAGCTATAATTGGAAAACCAcataattatatacatatagcaGTCAAACTCTGGTTCGATTCGTCACTACATGGGCAGCGATAATTATGATGTAATTAAAAGTCTGCGTTCAATCGTGATATGCCAATAAATGCGGCCTATTTTATATGTAAaaattgcttttaaatttaCGTTATGCATTTTTTTGTTACGTCAGGAAATTGGTGCCCTTGTCCTGCAAGAGGACTTGTGCCGAGGAAAATGTTCATACAACAGGTTGCCAACAAGAGCTCGCCGTATATTTAACCTCTCCACCATAACGAGattaaatataagaaatgcCTGAAAAATAATTAGATTCGTACCTTTCAGCCATCACTCAACACAAGCTTAGCGTCGCTTGATCGTAAAATGATCGGGAAACGTCAAAGGGATTGTCACAGGGCGCGCAATACGACAATATGTCCGTCAAAAGTTAGTCATAATTTTTTACCTAGCTACCATAGCTGGGCATTACTGGATATAAAGTTTGGATaaagcatacatatatatatatatacgttcTCCAACAGATTATACACAAGAACGTTATGCATATAGAAATAGAGAGAAAACTATAGTCGACTTACCCGGCTATaagatacccattactcagcaagtggaaatgcaaactcaaaatttcataatttttctgggatattcTGGGACTTGGggaacaaaatgaaaaaatacccaatgtgggcgtggcagttttggccggttttagggcgttagagtgtttttttgcaaatctatagaaatttactaataaaactaataaactaatgactaataaaaatgtgataaaatatcaatacatttttcaaaagtttgggAGTGGCaattttgtgcggtttgttaacgcccacaaaccgcagtgggcgtggcaacgtGGATCAACAAGCTTGAGCTTCGTcgatgtctctagaatctatATCATCATACAGATCAACCTTCTATATTTTTTAGTTTCTGATATCTCGACTAGTTACCACTAGTTACGCTTATAACAATAACACCAAAATCAAATGCAGTTATTATGTAATTTAGAATCAGATAGCGGCTGGAGCGTGCCGcagtgaaaaatatttaattcttACACTACACAAAAATAAGTTAAGGCAGTCATACCTTGGAATAATTTCCTGCATAAAAACATAAGGATAGCCCTGCCctgaatattaattaaaatttaacacGAATCATCACAaactaattattatttttcttcctttatttttttatctTATCTATTATATTTTGATAAGCCAACGCTCTGCCTAAATAATTCTCTCTTCTTAAACATGCTGAAATAAGTATTCTAACGCTTGTAGGGAGAACAAATCTCAATATGCTGTTAGACTTAATTTATACTAAAAAATTTATGATTACGAGAACAGGTAATTCTTTCGCAAAAGGGATCAACCAATTTGGTTACGTCTCTCCACCCTGTTTCCGATATCTTTAATCACGTTTCCTTACAAGAAGagaatgattaacagagttaGTTGATTTATTAGGTGCCCCTGCTGATCTCGTAAATTGGATATTAGgttatctgaatggcaggacgcaACATGGGGAGCCACATTGGTCCGCTAGTTTTTACACAATTTATCAACAACCTTCCATTAGCAATAAATCTCAGACGaagttaaattatgcctccagtataAGTACAGTTCTTGCCATTGGCGTACAGTCCGATCTAGATAGCTTTTAAATATGGTGCCGAACTAAACTTAAACGGCTCCAAGTATATAGTTATGATGACCTCTCTTCTGGACCCTAATTTTCAGACCATACTTTTGTTGGTGGTGATTATTCTTGGTGGTGGTAAAAGGGTGGTCAAAGTAATTTGATGATAATTGAACATGACCAAAATCATATTCATTTCGCTAGTCCGACCGAATTTTGAGTATGGACCACCTTTTTGGAGACCACAATACGTAGTTCACTCGGACTAAATCAGATTAAATCACTTAAAAAAACTATTTACTGTTTGCCTAGCTGCGCCTAAACTGGAATGCAAACCTTATATTACCTCCATTTTgtagtagactacttttaattcatttaccttccctagctaaccgtggtgaagcttattcgtggtgaAGTTGATAGCCCCGACTTGGTAGGTCACCTGAACTTCTCTGTCCCAAGCatattcactagaaactacaTACCCCTAACcctaaatcattgtagatctaactatgagttgcatgacccctacagagtattatgttctgactataatagacttcaTCCTaatatctgtaatcttgactctctatCGCTCTTAAAGCAATAAATTCTTACTTTTTTAAGTTATCAAACGTatcaattatatttatatttattatagtTTACaattttactctacgagtaacgggaaTTCCAAGATACCGAATCGCTTGGAAACAAACCATCATTTTATAGCTGAACTAAGTGGCCTCTATGTGAACATCTGTGTTGTTCCAGATAAGTTTTCATCGTAATCGTTTAGTATGGTTCCGTCATTACTTCATCTATTTTGGAACATGGCATTGTCAGGAGTTGCATTGCTCTTCTAATATGGCCCTAACCAATTGAAGGGCATAGTTTTTCGTGTTTTGGGAAAGGTTGCAATTGTTTGGAATGATGTTGT encodes:
- the LOC6619446 gene encoding rho GTPase-activating protein 6 isoform X5, with product MYIWPNHTLRTKHLQKCILFFLIEDQSHATASMQKSKSLSNVGQFVAKRMWRSRSKSHNKRSYSKSSIPTLKWYPSEHFLWISEYGESFQTVETNLTRLSKIESDMVKNFALEKIQELNIGNNEDMKISPQKRRSAPKKKSLTTSFFDNGKKDDHNARSVLFGTSLECCLARDSKRNVIIEDRSKYSLMSMFRGSGSSPGSVLKLNDNVRSCESLPSKSLEYGNTELSAYVRGSFSNISKPLASLSQSENEDTELNFVKPYQEHSQLMVPIFVNNCIDYLEENGLQQVGLFRVSTSKKRVKQLREDFDKDIYFGISVDTCPHDVATLLKEFLRDLPEPLLCNTLYLTFLKTQRIRNRRLQLEAISHLIRLLPIPHRDTLYVLLVFLAKVAAHSDDIWSTEGCCLTIGNKMDSNNLATVFAPNILRSTHLTFSRDKEQENMSDAINVVRTMINHYEEIFNISAELLNVIYTQALEACPEKLYELISTKVYGTEWAQKQIEDPQPGILSDVSLEPPIQGKRYENINDFNTINLKNWQDKPTDYSDSDKKKNHNENLEILTASLKISVAEQSHISLKEPIKKQEPTTSYQQFSRSSLPTSTSDVGVKTLRTDAAELENKMKILTSNIHKQDIPIKTTYKRQNLISSSRRINQEP
- the LOC6619446 gene encoding uncharacterized protein LOC6619446 isoform X6; this encodes MIITMINHYEEIFNISAELLNVIYTQALEACPEKLYELISTKVYGTEWAQKQIEDPQPGILSDVSLEPPIQGKRYENINDFNTINLKNWQDKPTDYSDSDKKKNHNENLEILTASLKISVAEQSHISLKEPIKKQEPTTSYQQFSRSSLPTSTSDVGVKTLRTDAAELENKMKILTSNIHKQDIPIKTTYKRQNLISSSRRINQEP
- the LOC6619446 gene encoding uncharacterized protein LOC6619446 isoform X7 produces the protein MFRSNLRSKESDYSDSDKKKNHNENLEILTASLKISVAEQSHISLKEPIKKQEPTTSYQQFSRSSLPTSTSDVGVKTLRTDAAELENKMKILTSNIHKQDIPIKTTYKRQNLISSSRRINQEP